Proteins from a genomic interval of Indicator indicator isolate 239-I01 chromosome 1, UM_Iind_1.1, whole genome shotgun sequence:
- the TFDP1 gene encoding transcription factor Dp-1 isoform X2 — translation MAKDAGLIEANGELKVFIDQNLSPGKGVVSLLAVHPSTVNTLGKQLLPKTFGQSNVNIAQQVVIGTPQRPSAPNTILVGSPHTPNTHFVSQNQTADSSPWSAGKRNKKGEKNGKGLRHFSMKVCEKVQRKGTTSYNEVADELVAEFSTTDNHISPNESAYDQKNIRRRVYDALNVLMAMNIISKEKKEIKWIGLPTNSAQECQNLEVEKQRRLERIKQKQSQLQELILQQIAFKNLVQRNRQAEQQANRPPPSNSVIHLPFIIVNTSKKTVIDCSISNDKFEYLFNFDNTFEIHDDIEVLKRMGMACGLESGSCSAEDLKIARSLVPKALEPYVTEMAQGSISSVYVTSSSGSASNGTRFSASDFSNGGDGMLATSSNGSQYSGSRVETPVSYVGDDDDDDDDFNENDDDD, via the exons GCTGGACTGATTGAAGCAAATGGAGAGCTTAAGGTGTTCATAGACCAAAACCTAAGTCCTGGAAAAG GAGTTGTTTCTCTATTGGCTGTTCATCCTTCTACAGTAAATACGCTTGGAAAACAGCTCCTGCCAAAAACATTTGGACAGTCTAATGTCAACATTGCACAACAAGTG GTTATTGGTACACCTCAGAGACCTTCAGCGCCAAATACTATCCTGGTAGGAAGCCCACATACCCCTAACACACATTTTGTATCACAGAACCAGACTGCTGATTCTTCACCATGGTCTGCTGg GAAGCGGaacaaaaaaggagagaagaatggCAAGGGTTTACGTCATTTCTCTATGAAGGTTTGTGAGAAGGTACAAAGAAAAGGAACCACTTCATACAATGAGGTGGCAGACGAGTTGGTTGCAGAATTCAGTACCACTGATAATCACATTTCACCAAATGAATCA GCTTATGACCAGAAGAATATTAGACGACGTGTCTATGATGCCTTAAATGTCCTTATGGCCATGAACATTATCTctaaggagaagaaggaaatcAAATGGATTGGTCTACCTACTAACTCGGCTCAGGAATGTCAAAATTTAGAG GTGGAGAAACAGAGAAGACttgaaagaataaaacaaaaacagtcTCAACTACAAGAACTCATTCTACAG CAAATCGCCTTTAAGAACCTTGTTCAGCGAAACCGTCAGGCAGAACAACAGGCAAATCGACCGCCACCTTCCAATTCTGTCATCCATTTGCCATTTATCATTGTGAACACCAGCAAGAAGACAGTGATTGACTGCAGTATTTCAAATGACAA GTTTGAATATCTATTTAATTTTGACAATACTTTTGAAATTCATGATGACATAGAAGTACTAAAACGAATGGGAATGGCTTGCGGGCTAGAATCTGGAAGCTGTTCGGCAGAGGACCTAAAAATTGCAAGGAGTTTGGTTCCTAAAGCTCTGGAACCATATGTGACAG AAATGGCTCAGGGATCAATCAGTAGTGTATATGTCACATCTTCATCAGGTTCTGCATCAAATGGCACAAGATTTTCAGCCAG tgacttTTCCAATGGTGGAGATGGGATGTTGGCTACAAGTTCCAACGGATCTCAGTACAGTGGCTCCAGAGTTGAAACACCAGTTTCTTATGTTGGGGATGACGATGATGACGATGATGACTTTAATGAAAATGATGATGACGACTGA
- the TFDP1 gene encoding transcription factor Dp-1 isoform X1 has product MAKDAGLIEANGELKVFIDQNLSPGKGVVSLLAVHPSTVNTLGKQLLPKTFGQSNVNIAQQVVIGTPQRPSAPNTILVGSPHTPNTHFVSQNQTADSSPWSAGKRNKKGEKNGKGLRHFSMKVCEKVQRKGTTSYNEVADELVAEFSTTDNHISPNESQAYDQKNIRRRVYDALNVLMAMNIISKEKKEIKWIGLPTNSAQECQNLEVEKQRRLERIKQKQSQLQELILQQIAFKNLVQRNRQAEQQANRPPPSNSVIHLPFIIVNTSKKTVIDCSISNDKFEYLFNFDNTFEIHDDIEVLKRMGMACGLESGSCSAEDLKIARSLVPKALEPYVTEMAQGSISSVYVTSSSGSASNGTRFSASDFSNGGDGMLATSSNGSQYSGSRVETPVSYVGDDDDDDDDFNENDDDD; this is encoded by the exons GCTGGACTGATTGAAGCAAATGGAGAGCTTAAGGTGTTCATAGACCAAAACCTAAGTCCTGGAAAAG GAGTTGTTTCTCTATTGGCTGTTCATCCTTCTACAGTAAATACGCTTGGAAAACAGCTCCTGCCAAAAACATTTGGACAGTCTAATGTCAACATTGCACAACAAGTG GTTATTGGTACACCTCAGAGACCTTCAGCGCCAAATACTATCCTGGTAGGAAGCCCACATACCCCTAACACACATTTTGTATCACAGAACCAGACTGCTGATTCTTCACCATGGTCTGCTGg GAAGCGGaacaaaaaaggagagaagaatggCAAGGGTTTACGTCATTTCTCTATGAAGGTTTGTGAGAAGGTACAAAGAAAAGGAACCACTTCATACAATGAGGTGGCAGACGAGTTGGTTGCAGAATTCAGTACCACTGATAATCACATTTCACCAAATGAATCA CAGGCTTATGACCAGAAGAATATTAGACGACGTGTCTATGATGCCTTAAATGTCCTTATGGCCATGAACATTATCTctaaggagaagaaggaaatcAAATGGATTGGTCTACCTACTAACTCGGCTCAGGAATGTCAAAATTTAGAG GTGGAGAAACAGAGAAGACttgaaagaataaaacaaaaacagtcTCAACTACAAGAACTCATTCTACAG CAAATCGCCTTTAAGAACCTTGTTCAGCGAAACCGTCAGGCAGAACAACAGGCAAATCGACCGCCACCTTCCAATTCTGTCATCCATTTGCCATTTATCATTGTGAACACCAGCAAGAAGACAGTGATTGACTGCAGTATTTCAAATGACAA GTTTGAATATCTATTTAATTTTGACAATACTTTTGAAATTCATGATGACATAGAAGTACTAAAACGAATGGGAATGGCTTGCGGGCTAGAATCTGGAAGCTGTTCGGCAGAGGACCTAAAAATTGCAAGGAGTTTGGTTCCTAAAGCTCTGGAACCATATGTGACAG AAATGGCTCAGGGATCAATCAGTAGTGTATATGTCACATCTTCATCAGGTTCTGCATCAAATGGCACAAGATTTTCAGCCAG tgacttTTCCAATGGTGGAGATGGGATGTTGGCTACAAGTTCCAACGGATCTCAGTACAGTGGCTCCAGAGTTGAAACACCAGTTTCTTATGTTGGGGATGACGATGATGACGATGATGACTTTAATGAAAATGATGATGACGACTGA